The DNA segment CTTCACCTCCATCAGTCCTCCTACTCCACTTCCTCCTGTCTCTGCCGGACTGCTCAACCTGTGATCTCACGTCTCTAGCAGACCTGGATGTACTGGAGGGTTGCGACGCTTCTGATAAAGATGTATTCCTTGATGTGCTGCTTTCTTCATCCTTATCATATGCCTGAATCTTTTTCTCTTCACTGGAAAGGCAGTCTACAAGCTTTACAGCACTTCTAGGTTCTGAATTATTAGAACTTTTGCCAACTTCACATAGAGGCTCCTGGACACATGCCTGATCTACTCACTAGACCAGTTTTTGATCTTTTGTTGGTGGTTATTGTTTTGGTTGGCTGTGCTTTACCTTTCTGTCTGGTTATTGTGGTGGTCCTACATTTCCCCACTGGTGAGGAACTAACATCTTTGACCTTCATCATTGGGATTCTAGATTTAGGGTTCACATCTGGGAATGGATCTAATCGACTGGTGGCTACTAGTCTAATCTTATGAATTAGTCTCAAAGATGTTAGATCTTTTTTACACCCCAGTGGTGGATGAGGTGCTCTCACTGGCAACCTAGACTTCGGTGGCTTTCTTGTAATGTCTTTGCATTTGGAGATTACATCATTATTCTCTGTACTGCCATCCCTAAAAGTACCAGTGTCCTTTCTGACTGAATCTTCACATGGGTTTATTACTTGATCTGAGCAAAGATCAGACATTAACAGCTGTTTGGCTTGTATGCCACTTTGTAGCAAGCAATGTGTTTCAGCATTTAAGGCCTCAAAATTATCGTTATTACTGTGGTTTCTGGAATTATTGGAAGTTTTCTGGAGGTATGTTTTTGGCTCTGTCCTCGATGAGTCTGTCCTTTGATTGTATTTGCTTGTTCTATAGGTTTCTGGTCCTACTTGATGTTCAGTCTCTGGTGTTTGACTTTGAGAACTATCCGAGTCTACACAAACAAAACCTCTCCTCTCAATGTTGGAAGATTTGAGTCCTATTTTAAAAGAAGTACATAAAGAACTGACTTCTGAATAGGGGGGAGGCTCCATGTCATGAGATGTGTCAGAGTAGTCAGTGCATATCTGAATGATATTGTATGATATAACTGTGTTGTCCTCCATCTTAACTTGTGCTCTCTCAACTATCTGTGGATTTGAGGTGACTACATTTGGTTTTCTGACCCCATCCCTTATCCTCCCTCCAAATGTATGCTCACCGATCTGAAAAAATTGCAGCCTCTCTTCAACAAAATCCCGCTTGCTCATGTCAATCGCACCACTGCGGGTCATCTCAAACATCTTCCCTTCGTGGAAGGGGAAAGGGTTTGGCTCGCTAGTTGGTGTGCTTTCATCAGTTGGGGTTCTTGCAGGAGTTGTGTCAGGGGTTGTTGCTGTAGACTTGTCATCTACTGCTAGCCCAAACGGCTTGGGCTCATCATCTTTAATTCTAGCGTCCACTACTTCATCTTCTCCTCCCTTGCTTGACCAAGGATCAAAGCCTTTTGTTGCAACAGTTTTAAAAGGAGTATTAAACTCCTCATCTAGCTTGTAACTAAAGTAAGTGTCTGACAATCTTTGATCAGATTGTTTTCCATCCTTTTCATTGTCCTTTCCATACTTTTGGTTTGAGGAATCAGTCTTAGCTTTGGTCTTTTTACAATCCTCAGTTGGCAATTCTTCATGAATTACTTCAAGTTTACTTTGGCAACGGTCACTTGGTCTAGACATATTATCTGATGCCCAAAGATCCTTTCTGTTTTCATTGGGAAATCCAAATGGTTTGGCAGTAGGTTCACTTAAGCCGTCATCCTCATCTTGAAGTTCATATCCATCCAGAGAGTCAATCTCAGTGGCATCAGTGTCATGAGAGAACTCTGCAGTTGTCGCTAATGAGCAATCTGTGATGGACTGATCATTGCCATTTTGTTCATAATCAAAATCATCTGCTTTTCCATTACCATTTGGCTCTGGTTCTTTATCATTCTCATTCTTGTCATGTTTTTTTGATGGGCTTTTCTTCAAATCTTTGTCCTCAtcaatcttaaaagtatatttcttTATTGGAATAGGTTTAAAGACAGATTCCTCCTCACTTGAATCGCTATCATTAGCTCCTGGGGGCACAGGAGATGGAGGCTGGACTCTTATTATAGGTTCGGTAAGAAGATGTTTATCATGCTCCTCTTGGAGATTTACTTCCTTCAATTCAGTCTCAGCCTCTGAGGAAGGAGTCAACCCTTTTTTCTCAGGCTGTGAAGAATCAGAATCCAAGGGAGGTGGAGGAGGGAACTCTATATATGCAACTCTTTTGTCTTTTGTCTCCTGGACAGTTTTGTGTTCACCATTGGCCTCATTTTCCGGTACAGATTCTTTCAAAAGAATAGCTTTATCTTGTTCACTATCTTCTGACTCCTCTGAAACCTCAGCTATTGGGCTTGCAATACCTggcataaatgcaataaatggaTCAGGGGTTCTTGAGGTGAGATCATAGCTGACCTCTTCTGAGCTTGGTGTCTCTGGAGTCATAGGACTTTTGCCAGAGCTCTCGATAAAAGAGAGCTGTTCTAAAGTGTCATCATCTGGGCTGCCTTGAGGAGATGCAGGCTGTTTCTGTTTAACTGCAAAAATTGTTCGACTTTCTGAGCTAGCCATCTTTTTTAATGTCCCATTGGTTCCTCCTCCTCCCATATCTTTGTCAGACTGTTTCCCCACTTGAACACTTACATAGACTGGTAAAGTTTTAAGCCCTTTGAAACTTTCTATTGTTGTAACAGTGGATATTTTTTCGACTGAACTAGTGTCACTTAGACCACTTGTTGTTCTACTTTCAGCAGAGACTTCTTCAGAGTTCTTTGTTGCACCTTCCTCTCTCTGTAACTCTAAACGCCCATGAACCCTTGGTTTGGTCAAGGTAGGAATGTGCGATGGGCTTTTTTCAGATAATTTAGTTAATGTGTCTTGATTTGCCTTCTTTGACTGATTATTGTCTGGGGGACCAGGTGATGTTCTCACAGGAATGTGAGATTCTGTCTTTTTCTTAAGGGTCTTTATCTGAAAGTCATTCCTAGTGATATTATCCTTAGATGAGGAAGCTGTTTTAACTGTGTcatttttaatgtcacttttaaaaTACTGCTGCTCTTTGATATCATTAATTGCACTATGCCTGTCTGCAATATTTCCATCTTTCAAATTTTGAGAGCTCACTTGCGTTTTATCAAACTCTTGatctttcattttctcaaaaagTGAGGCTCTTTTTACAACAATATCTGATGTGCTAGATTTTTCAGGTAAACATTTTTCACCcagttgctttgaaacaatagtACTACTGGTACTGTGAGGGGTTAGTTTACTTTTATCAGTTTCTGTTAGTTTTCTAGAAGGTGGGAGTGCTTCATCTGTGGAATCGGCTTTGGAGGGTTTTGAACCAGCAAAAATCTGATATACTGGTAATTTACTTTCTGGTAGTTTTTTAACTGGTTGTTTTGACTGTGTTAGAGGCACATTATGATCCTGTTTCTGTTcttttatttcaaacttttgtCGAACAGAACTCACTCTAGAAGTCTTAACTGGCACTGGGGGGCCTGCATTACCTGTCTTTGCCTGCTTAGGATCTTGGTGTTGTTTTGGCTTGTCCTCACAGAACTGTGACAACACATGCCTCTCAGGACTGTTTGGCATACTTGCACTTTTCCTTTCATTTGTACAGCCAAACATCTTCTGTCTGCCTTTGTCCCATTCCTCAGCTGCACTCTTTTGCTTTTTCTCAGGGCTGCTGCACGTTGAGCTTGGCCCTGACCACTTCTCTCGTGATAATCTTGTTGATTTCTTTTTCTCAGGGGACTTGAGCTCATCATTTAACTGTTCAGTTTTGTCCCTAAAAAACTGGGAAACCTCACTCAGTTTCTCCTCTGCCTCTTTAATGGTCCGATCTACTCTATCTTCATATATGAGTTTCTCTCTATTCCTGTCCTGCCTATCCTGGGTGAATCTCATCCAGACTGCATGTTTAGGGCTACCGGGTTCTGTGGTATAATGTAATACTGTAACTTTGTCATATTGCTCATCTTGTGGGGGATATTTACCTGATTTGtctgatgcattccttgctgactTTAATTTGGACTCCTTCCTGGGGCCAGCTACTGTTTCTCCATATACGCCTTCTGCCCCTTGTAACTCAGTGACTATGCTATGTGCCTGGTCTGCCACTGAGTCCTCAGTATCAGAATGTGATATGTCTAATTTTTCTGAGAGCAACATTTTCTCAGCAAACCTGTATGACTCCCCTCTCAACTCTGATAGCTCATCATCATGATACTCAATTGAATGCTGGCTTAGAAGTTTAAAAGCTTTATATGACTCATCTGCAGTAAGCTGAGATGAACTGGGATGAGACTCTTCCTCTTGAGGAACAGGGGCATTGACTCGGGATGTGTTTAAGAAGAATGGCACTGATTCCTCAGCTGTAAGTTCCTCCTCATCTTGAAGAACCTCATAATCACCATCAACCCTTTCAACAAGTTCCTTGAGACCTCGGTCACTCTTGCAAATAAACTCTGGATGCCTTTTAGTCTCTCTTATTATAACTTCCGTTGGGTCAATTGTGTTGCCCTTTTCTATGTGCACCTCAATAATTCTTTCAACTTGGGTTTTTTTGTCCTTTTCGAGGAACCGTGGGGACAATTCATCTCCTTTGATGGCATCTTGGCTAGCTTTGTGCTCAAATAAATTGGCTAATTCTTTGGAAGGGTCTCTTCCAGACTGAAAAGCTTTCATTATCTCTTGGACTGACATTGTTTCTTCAATCTTGTCAGAGCCAGCATCTTTCAGTTGAGGTTTGTGGTAGACCATTCGCGTTGTAGTGGTGATATGAGTTTTTTCTTTGACGCATGCCAGTTCCTCAGAGCTGACTTTCATCTGCAAGGCCTTTACCTTATTTTTGATCGAGCTAACTGCTGGCTCAGGCTCAACTGGAGGCTTCAAAGCTGCTGCCTCATCCATTACTGGCTCACAGACCTCATCAGGATGTTCATAGCTCCTGATAACATGAACAACCTCAGTTCTTGTTTCTGTTATGACAGGGGGAATAGGCACATCTGTAAAGGGGGGGTTTGGCCCTGTGCTCTCTGCACTTTGAGGAGCTGATGGGGTCTTTTCACTTCTGGTTTCAAAACCACTATCTGAGAGGGGACTCTTATCTTGTTCATGGGAAAAGTCATCAGGAGATTCCAGGATAGCATCTGTGCCACAATAGGAGTCTGCTAATTTACTCAAGTCTTTCTCTGAGGTAGAGGTCCGCATACCTGTGGGTGGCATTTTGAGCTTGTGCTCTGGTTTCATGGTACGCTTCTGTTTTTCCTCCCCTTCCTTCTTTATTTCATCATATCTGCTCTTTACATCAGCTATTTTTGAAAGGGAACTGGCACCAAGATCATTCGTTAAGTAATCCACCACTTTAGCTAAATTGAGATCTTTGTCCTGCACTGACTGTGGTCCAAAGGGAAAGGTTGGTTCAAATGTTGGCATGGATCGCAGGGCACTTTGTCGTGCCTCCTCAATTTCATCTTTGGAGAACTCTTCCCATTCATCATCTGAGGCCCTGTCTTTACTTGAGCTTTTGGCCTCACTCAGGACATCTTTTGTGAGAATTTCACTAACTTTGACAAGGTCGCCTTTAACTTTCTCAACCAAACCGAAAGGCTCTTCATCCTCCATTTTGGACTCTTTAGAAACATGTGTGTGGAAACCTTTGGCTGCGGTCGAGGAGTCAGTTTGTAAGATTGCAGTCATTCTTATCAGATCTTCCTTCATATCTGCCACATCCTTAAGAATCTCTTGACTGGATGTCAATGTGGGTGCGGCAGCTGCTTTGAGGACTGTTGGGGAAATAAAAAGTGAGGGCTTTGAGGGTTTAATTCGTGATGTAGAGGACTGTGTTTGGGTGTGTGGCTGAGGTGTGATTGTTATTTTTTCTGGGAGTTTCTTCCCCTGTGGTTCAGGAACCACATTGACCACGGAGAATACTGGAACAGACATGGGACTAGACGATACTGATGTGGTGATAGTGGCTGGTGATCTAAGGGTATCATGAACAGAGCTTGATAAATTTGATCTTAAAGGTGAAGATACAGATTTTAGCGCACTATAGCTTGACATTGAGCCAGCAGTAAGTGATTTCTCAGCCTCACTGAAGGCCGCACCAACACTGGCTGTAGCTGCTTGTGTTGTGGCCTGTATCCGTTCATGTAAGCTGTAAGCCCCTCCTGTAAACAGACGGGAAGATGCAGAGGAGGATGAGGGGTATTTCACTGGAGAAATGGATCCGTTTAACAGGAATGTTTCAGTACTGGATACTGTAGGCTTAGTTGATGAAGAAAGCGATGACAGAATTGTACCCCTAGCTGTATCTGTGGTCGTTTTAATAGAGGACAAGCTTGTAATGTTTCGAATTGGAGAGGACACTGCTATACTTGTGGGGGCCAGGGTGGATTTGAATGATAAAGACgtgtatgtatttgttgttgACTTTATAGAATCAGCTTGGGTCACTGTGGAGAAAGTTCTGTCCAGCATGGATCCAGGTGATGAAGTCAAGTTAGCTCTTGAGGACAATGAAGCAGCGAGCCCCTTAATGGACACCGGATCTGTGCCAATTTTACCCGGCGAAGATACGAGACTGGAGGAAATTTGAACTTGGTTTTGGGGTTGTTGAACCACAGTCTTTATTGGAGATGACATAGATCTGTATGATCTAATGGGTGATGTTATATCGCTAACTGATTTTGCAGGAGAAGCATTTGAGGTTCCTAGGGTCGACTTAATTGGAGACACAGAGGAAATGGACCACACAGACTTTAGTGGCGAAGCAGACGGCGTGTTGGAAGATGAACTGGAGATGGAACCCAGTCCACATTTTGTTTGCCCAGGGATGGTAATAGGAGCAGTCGACCATGCCTGGTAAGATCTTGTTGAAAAGACAGGTTTGTGAGCGTAACCAGCAGGCAGTGTTCTTGTTGTACTTCGTTCGACTGTTTCTTTAAACAGACAAATGAAAATCCAACATAAAGTCAACAAAAAATGGTGGAGAAACAGAGAGACCAGAAGGAAAAAATTGGTCAGTGGTGATTGTCTTATAAGGAGTAGAGCAGCAGTTTTATGATGTGAAATGGAATTGAAGATGAGGATGGTGCCAAAATAAAGATAATCCAAAGAGATTCATGGCCCACTAAGGgttcacaaaacaaaaattaacaaaGTGCACACACGCAAAAGTATGATAAAAAGGATGAACCACAAAACGTAAAATGGCAAGACAAATACACAGGACCAGAGAAAACCAATATCACTTTTGACTTTTGATGTGCTAAATTTTCCTGTGACTGACTACCTTCATTGCTACAGTGCCTTTTATCTGTTTggtttagagagagagaaaataaaaccagACCCTTCTCcaatttgtgtatttttacaaaaacagaaGACTCCAAAACAAAAAGCATCCTTGTTCCTATGCTACAGCAAAGCACTTTATGACAAATGCAGGATATATAGCTACAATTTAAAGTTCAAAATATCACTCCCATCATGCAGATCTGAGTAACTTTAGTGACAGGCAATTCAGTGCAAACTGTGAAAGTACCCGAGAGAATCTACCTGTGAGTCTTCATGCATTTccatcaaaaatgcattaaataattatGCACAATCACAAAGCCAAAAGGAGCCAGACTGGTTGTAAACAGGAATTAAACAAAGGAAATTATTTTCTACTTTGATGCCATAGTGCATAAAGTTTGCATTAATAAGTCACTCAAAGTAAAATGTTatgaatgttacaaaatattcttGCTAGTGTgggtaaaaatgaaaaaaaaaaaaatagggtaaacAATATCCCATAAGCACAGGGCAAGCAcggcacaccaactgaaataccAAATTTCACATGCAAACtaaactttaaaaaacaaaaacagaaaacaagcaTGTGGACTCTGTTCATGTATGGTAAAAATGTGCAGATAAAACAATGTTAATATATCATAGATGGTCACAGCAAGTCACATGTTAGCTTTAATCACTCGCAAGAATTTGATTCTCAATATAAGTTGAtacattagtaaaaaaaacatCACACTCACTCGTTCCAGGCTCGGTCAGATAGCTGTAGCGCTTACGTAAGGCTAGAGATGCAAAGGTATGACGTCGTTCTGGCTTTTCACTCTGTAACAACAACAGAAAGAATCCTATAAGTTCTCCCATTATAAAACCCTGCTTAAAGTTCAGCTATCTCCATTATTGTTCTTTTCCTTCTGAAAAAGCATTATGACTATAATGAAGGAACACTGATTTGGAaggtttttataattttctttataTTACTGTACTCTTTAAATTGGGTTGGCCTATATAGTCTCTATTCACATCAAAGGAAATGAATGTTACATTGATTTCCTTTAATtcttttaaaggaactattattGACTGGGTCAGTGAGATCATAGGTTCCTGTGACCAGTACTTTGTTATGCAATAtaaacttaatattttttgtcctataaattagattttaatatgctttgatatGATCCACTTAAGTTTGACAGTCTAGGCAACAGACCTTGGTGCATGGATAAGTAAAAAAATCAGCTTGCAGAAAGTTGCAGCAGCATgcagtatatgtatgtgtacccAAATTAAAGCTGTCTTAAAAGAACATATAACCCAGAGCTAAAGCAACTAGCACGCCACATGAAAATGAGGGGAGAGCACTATTACCTCTTCCTCAGGATCTGAATCCACATCCTTTTGGTTCCCAAGATGCATTGCAGAAACCGAGGGGATAACGCAATGAAGAGGAGGGCGAAAGAAACATCAGGATATGAAAAAGGCGACTGAGAGCACACTAAGTGAAAGTTACCGCAAAGCCACAGTGAAGGAATATTAAGGagttaaaaataaaggaaaaataaagCACAGAGCCACAACCACAGAAGCTGCTGAAATAAGCACAAGCCTGTGCACCTTCAGCCAAAGCAAGATCCAAATCAAAAGTGTGATTGGGTCAGCCACAACAACAACTTGAAAGAAGCTTGAAACAGATAAAAGACACACTCAGGCAGTTTGAGCCAAGTTTGACCCTTCATGACTAGGAACACTGCTCTATCTTTCCTGAGTATGAAGATGGCATGATATGACGCAGATGATCATAGTTCACCCTTACCTTCTTGAGTCCTGGCAATGTGATGTTTAAATTACAGATAGCAG comes from the Carassius carassius chromosome 39, fCarCar2.1, whole genome shotgun sequence genome and includes:
- the LOC132121271 gene encoding ankyrin-3-like isoform X2, giving the protein MAHAASQIKKRADLELTAAEEEREKEKKKKPSKRSREPKKKTDSNASYLRAARAGNLEKALDYIKSGVDINICNQNGLNALHLAAKEGHVEVVAELIKLGATVDAATKKGNSALHIASLAGQADVVKVLVNNGAIINAQSQNGFTPLYMAAQENHLDVIKFLLDNGSSQSIATEDGFTPLAVALQQGHDQVVSLLLENDTKGKVRLPALHIAARKDDTKAAALLLQNDNNADVESKMMVNRTTESGFTPLHIAAHYGNINVATLLLNRGAAVDFKARNDITPLHVASKRGNANMVRLLLERGARIDARTKDGLTPLHCGARSGHEQVVELLLDRGAPILSKTKNGLSPLHMATQGDHLNCVQLLLHHEVPVDDVTNDYLTALHVAAHCGHYKVANVLVDKKANPNAKALNGFTPLHIACKKNRIKVMELLLKHGASIQAVTESGLTPIHVAAFMGHENIVTQLTNHGASSNTMNVRGETALHMAARAGQANVVKFLVANGADVDAKAKDDHTPLHISSRLGKPDIVQQLLKHAASPDATTTSGYTPLHLAAREGHKDVASILLDNGASLGITTKKGFTPLHVAAKYGKIEVANLLLQKQAPPDAAGKSGLTPLHVAAHYDNQKVALLLLDQGASPHAAAKNGYTPLHIAAKKNQMEIATTLLEYGADTNATTRQGISPLHLAAQEGNVDMVTLLLARETEINLGNKSGLTPLHLAAQEDKVNVSEVLINHGATVDPETKMGYTPLHVSCHYGNIKMVHFLLENQAKVNAKTKNGYTPLHQAAQQGHTHIINLLLQHGASPNELTVNGNTALAIAKRLGYISVVDTLKVVTEETHTTVTVMEKHKMNVPETMNEFLDMSDDEVHRASVPEMVNEDYISDVDEGEDAMTGDTDKYLGPQDLRELGDDSLPQEGYVGFSVGARTASLRSFSSDRSNTLNRSSFTRDSMMIEEILAPNKDTGVCREIPNLVETHYKHLALSKDYNVDSMRRYSWTPDTLDNVNLVSSPIHSGFLVSFMVDARGGSMRGSRHNGMRIIIPPRKCTAPTRITCRLVKRHKLASLPPMVEGEGLASRLVEVGPAGAQFLGPVIVEIPHFGSMRGEERELIMLRSENGETWKEHHYDCKYEDLYELLNGMDEELESTADLEKKRICRIITKDFPQYFAVVSRIKQESNQMGPEGGVLSSMTVPLVQASFPEGALTKKIRVGLQSQPVPDETVKKLIGNRATFSPIVTVEPRRRKFHKPITMTIPMPPLSGDGVVNGYKGDPTPSLRLLCSITGGTSPAQWEDITGTTPLTFLKDCVSFTTNVSARFWLADCHQIPEAVGLATQLYRELICVPYMAKFVVFAKMNDPVESSLRCFCMTDDKVDKTLEQQENFEEVARSKDIEVLEGKPIYVDCYGNLAPLTKSGQHLVFNFYAFKENRLPFCVKVRDSNQDPCGRVSFLTEPKTSKGLVQTAICNLNITLPGLKKDVDSDPEEESEKPERRHTFASLALRKRYSYLTEPGTKTVERSTTRTLPAGYAHKPVFSTRSYQAWSTAPITIPGQTKCGLGSISSSSSNTPSASPLKSVWSISSVSPIKSTLGTSNASPAKSVSDITSPIRSYRSMSSPIKTVVQQPQNQVQISSSLVSSPGKIGTDPVSIKGLAASLSSRANLTSSPGSMLDRTFSTVTQADSIKSTTNTYTSLSFKSTLAPTSIAVSSPIRNITSLSSIKTTTDTARGTILSSLSSSTKPTVSSTETFLLNGSISPVKYPSSSSASSRLFTGGAYSLHERIQATTQAATASVGAAFSEAEKSLTAGSMSSYSALKSVSSPLRSNLSSSVHDTLRSPATITTSVSSSPMSVPVFSVVNVVPEPQGKKLPEKITITPQPHTQTQSSTSRIKPSKPSLFISPTVLKAAAAPTLTSSQEILKDVADMKEDLIRMTAILQTDSSTAAKGFHTHVSKESKMEDEEPFGLVEKVKGDLVKVSEILTKDVLSEAKSSSKDRASDDEWEEFSKDEIEEARQSALRSMPTFEPTFPFGPQSVQDKDLNLAKVVDYLTNDLGASSLSKIADVKSRYDEIKKEGEEKQKRTMKPEHKLKMPPTGMRTSTSEKDLSKLADSYCGTDAILESPDDFSHEQDKSPLSDSGFETRSEKTPSAPQSAESTGPNPPFTDVPIPPVITETRTEVVHVIRSYEHPDEVCEPVMDEAAALKPPVEPEPAVSSIKNKVKALQMKVSSEELACVKEKTHITTTTRMVYHKPQLKDAGSDKIEETMSVQEIMKAFQSGRDPSKELANLFEHKASQDAIKGDELSPRFLEKDKKTQVERIIEVHIEKGNTIDPTEVIIRETKRHPEFICKSDRGLKELVERVDGDYEVLQDEEELTAEESVPFFLNTSRVNAPVPQEEESHPSSSQLTADESYKAFKLLSQHSIEYHDDELSELRGESYRFAEKMLLSEKLDISHSDTEDSVADQAHSIVTELQGAEGVYGETVAGPRKESKLKSARNASDKSGKYPPQDEQYDKVTVLHYTTEPGSPKHAVWMRFTQDRQDRNREKLIYEDRVDRTIKEAEEKLSEVSQFFRDKTEQLNDELKSPEKKKSTRLSREKWSGPSSTCSSPEKKQKSAAEEWDKGRQKMFGCTNERKSASMPNSPERHVLSQFCEDKPKQHQDPKQAKTGNAGPPVPVKTSRVSSVRQKFEIKEQKQDHNVPLTQSKQPVKKLPESKLPVYQIFAGSKPSKADSTDEALPPSRKLTETDKSKLTPHSTSSTIVSKQLGEKCLPEKSSTSDIVVKRASLFEKMKDQEFDKTQVSSQNLKDGNIADRHSAINDIKEQQYFKSDIKNDTVKTASSSKDNITRNDFQIKTLKKKTESHIPVRTSPGPPDNNQSKKANQDTLTKLSEKSPSHIPTLTKPRVHGRLELQREEGATKNSEEVSAESRTTSGLSDTSSVEKISTVTTIESFKGLKTLPVYVSVQVGKQSDKDMGGGGTNGTLKKMASSESRTIFAVKQKQPASPQGSPDDDTLEQLSFIESSGKSPMTPETPSSEEVSYDLTSRTPDPFIAFMPGIASPIAEVSEESEDSEQDKAILLKESVPENEANGEHKTVQETKDKRVAYIEFPPPPPLDSDSSQPEKKGLTPSSEAETELKEVNLQEEHDKHLLTEPIIRVQPPSPVPPGANDSDSSEEESVFKPIPIKKYTFKIDEDKDLKKSPSKKHDKNENDKEPEPNGNGKADDFDYEQNGNDQSITDCSLATTAEFSHDTDATEIDSLDGYELQDEDDGLSEPTAKPFGFPNENRKDLWASDNMSRPSDRCQSKLEVIHEELPTEDCKKTKAKTDSSNQKYGKDNEKDGKQSDQRLSDTYFSYKLDEEFNTPFKTVATKGFDPWSSKGGEDEVVDARIKDDEPKPFGLAVDDKSTATTPDTTPARTPTDESTPTSEPNPFPFHEGKMFEMTRSGAIDMSKRDFVEERLQFFQIGPQSPCERTDVRMAIVADHLGLSWTELAREMEFSVDEINQIRVENPNSLTAQSFMLLKKWVSRDGKNATTDALTAVLTKINRLDIVTLLEGPIFDYGNISGTRCFADDSAVSQEQADGYHSIELELKSPSELAYEPPTPLHQDDFFGEDSRLNFPFSAPVRPSELSLPTTSGPVSAETKPPTVMAEETFIGGRDSVSQEDWSAENYFGVSKEIPVPTEQHDSERTSKESDVFPESPVKEQKEVQSKLPVCVSANEAPGENGKSGFDEEDEEMTQEKIKSLLENIKLEEGSEEEEMTEERLQAIFCEVQQADKDVSSISGLQSETSGANGKMATSDHRLDTGQELMSSTPGVETERQNGDYQKLQAQARLSQDANDSSSKTNGKARKDSGQEVSSEAVEDRGPNNREEDISEPIVQQDIRKDNESSSDEEETVTTRVYRRRVILKGDQARNIPVETVTGEQFTDEDGNLVTRKVIRKVVRRTAGVEDKGRRKHGKHTWQANRAEQEEEGGPGPLREHTEAGEEEKGIKKEGRQREKMGQS